In the genome of Bacillus sp. S3, one region contains:
- the hemB gene encoding porphobilinogen synthase has product MELQFSRHRRLRSSANMRALVRENHLRPEDFIYPLFIYEGENIRNEVSSMPGVFQVSMDNLKAEMDDIVAHGIKSVLLFGIPKTKDACGEQAYHDHGIVQVATRYIKEHYPDMIIVADTCLCEYTDHGHCGVVEGEKILNDESLELLVKTAVAQAKAGADIIAPSNMMDGFVAAIRAGLDEAGFTEIPIMSYAVKYASAFYGPFREAAEGAPQFGDRKTYQMDPANRMEAFREAESDVQEGADFLIVKPGLPYLDIVRDIKNNFNLPVVIYNVSGEYAMIKAAAQNGWVDEKNTVLEMLVGMKRAGADLIITYHAKDAARWLKENQ; this is encoded by the coding sequence GTGCCAATATGCGCGCACTTGTAAGAGAAAATCACTTAAGACCTGAGGACTTTATTTATCCGTTGTTTATTTATGAAGGGGAAAATATCCGTAATGAAGTATCCTCCATGCCTGGAGTTTTCCAAGTATCGATGGACAATCTTAAGGCAGAAATGGATGATATTGTTGCACACGGGATTAAATCTGTCTTGCTATTCGGGATTCCAAAAACGAAGGATGCCTGCGGCGAGCAAGCATATCACGACCATGGGATTGTCCAAGTAGCAACTCGTTATATTAAAGAACACTACCCGGATATGATTATTGTTGCTGACACATGCCTGTGCGAATATACAGATCATGGGCATTGCGGCGTTGTCGAAGGGGAGAAAATCCTGAACGATGAGTCACTGGAATTGCTTGTAAAAACGGCTGTGGCACAAGCGAAAGCGGGTGCAGACATTATTGCTCCATCCAACATGATGGACGGATTTGTAGCAGCTATTCGTGCCGGTTTGGATGAAGCCGGTTTTACAGAAATCCCAATCATGTCATACGCTGTTAAATATGCATCTGCTTTTTACGGACCATTCCGCGAGGCTGCTGAAGGAGCGCCGCAATTTGGCGATCGGAAAACCTATCAAATGGATCCCGCAAACCGCATGGAAGCATTCAGAGAAGCAGAATCAGATGTTCAAGAGGGCGCTGACTTTTTAATCGTGAAGCCTGGCTTGCCATATCTGGATATTGTCCGTGATATAAAAAATAACTTTAATTTACCTGTAGTTATTTACAACGTAAGCGGTGAATATGCGATGATTAAAGCTGCAGCTCAGAACGGCTGGGTTGATGAGAAAAATACGGTCCTTGAAATGCTAGTGGGTATGAAGCGTGCTGGTGCGGATTTAATTATTACATACCATGCCAAAGATGCTGCTCGCTGGTTAAAGGAAAACCAATAA